Proteins from one Triplophysa dalaica isolate WHDGS20190420 chromosome 6, ASM1584641v1, whole genome shotgun sequence genomic window:
- the si:zfos-169g10.2 gene encoding somatostatin receptor type 5, with protein MKSVELYINVDCRGETAALTSLETHGSRSDSNAASVLIPLIYITVCIVGLIGNTLVIHIVLRYSQAESVTNIYILNLAIADELFMLGLPFLAVQNALLSWPFGSLMCRLVMTVDAINQFTSIFCLTVMSIDRYLAVVHPLRSSRWRQPRLAKAVNGTVWAVSFVVVLPVVVFADVLKDDGNCSIVWPEPAEVWKATFIIYTATVGFFGPLTVICLCYLLIVVKVRSSSRRVRVSSLRRRKSERKITRMVVIVVAVFVFCWLPFYVLNIVNLLVLLPGDFRGLYYFVVVLSYANSCANPILYGFLSDNFKRGFRKALCRSSRRVDNRDQQRGTGMMAVPLEEIRRELEPRNLLNDTEKGNVTGEMKSDEKTELSGRKNGCQRDTGRAEGDRSISLNPEPTAARNGAQRADQILTEKISALEISYL; from the exons ATGAAGAGTGTGGAGCTGTACATCAATGTAGACTGTAGAG GTGAGACGGCAGCATTGACTTCACTGGAGACTCATGGCAGCAGATCAGATTCCA ACGCTGCAAGTGTGCTCATCCCTCTGATCTACATCACTGTGTGTATAGTCGGCCTGATCGGAAACACTCTTGTTATTCACATCGTGCTGCGATATTCTCAAGCTGAATCTGTGACCAACATCTACATCCTAAACCTGGCCATAGCCGATGAACTCTTCATGTTGGGTTTACCTTTTCTCGCCGTGCAAAACGCTCTCCTCTCCTGGCCCTTCGGTTCTTTGATGTGTCGTCTTGTGATGACAGTGGACGCCATAAATCAGTTCACCAGCATCTTCTGCCTGACCGTGATGAGCATCGACAGATATCTGGCTGTAGTGCATCCCCTCCGATCCTCTAGGTGGCGCCAGCCGCGGTTGGCGAAAGCAGTGAATGGCACGGTCTGGGCGGTGTCGTTCGTGGTCGTTCTGCCCGTGGTGGTGTTTGCGGACGTTCTGAAGGACGATGGAAACTGCAGCATCGTGTGGCCAGAGCCAGCAGAGGTGTGGAAAGCCACTTTTATTATCTACACGGCGACGGTGGGATTTTTCGGTCCACTGACAGTGATCTGCCTGTGCTATCTGCTGATCGTGGTGAAGGTACGCAGCTCCAGCCGCAGGGTCCGAGTCTCTTCTCTCAGACGCAGAAAGTCGGAGCGCAAGATCACGCGGATGGTGGTGATTGTCGTGGCGGTGTTCGTGTTCTGCTGGTTACCGTTTTACGTATTGAACATCGTGAACCTGTTGGTTCTGCTCCCGGGAGATTTCCGCGGACTCTATTATTTTGTGGTGGTTCTGTCTTACGCCAACAGCTGCGCTAATCCTATTCTTTACGGCTTTCTGTCAGACAACTTTAAAAGGGGCTTCAGGAAAGCTCTGTGTCGGTCATCTCGACGTGTCGACAACCGGGATCAACAGCGGGGGACGGGAATGATGGCCGTACCGTTGGAAGAGATCCGAAGGGAACTGGAACCCAGAAATCTTCTGAATGACACAGAGAAAGGCAACGTGACTGGAGAGATGAAGAGCGATGAGAAGACGGAGCTCAGCGGTAGGAAGAACGGGTGCCAGCGGGACACTGGAAGAGCAGAAGGTGACCGCTCCATCAGTCTGAACCCCGAACCCACAGCTGCTCGCAATGGAGCACAAAGAGCAGATCAAATCCTGACGGAGAAAATCTCTGCGCTGGAAATCAGTTATCTGTAA